The region AGACCGCGGCCTGACGGCGCATGTCCCGTCAGCCTTCTCAGCTTGCGGGCAGGCACGGTTCTGGCCTAGCACCAACATCATGACCAACCGGATCGCCATTTTCCTTGCGCTGTTCATCCTCGGCCTGTTCCTGGCCGATCACTACCTGTTCCACTGGGGCCTGCCGCTGTTTCTCGCCCGGCAATTCGCCTCGCTGATCGAATGGGTCAGCTTCTGGCGCTGAACGCGGTCGGCGCCGTCACCCCCGGGTTTCAAGAATCACGCCAGCGCTGCGTGCTCAAGCCAGTTCACCGCGTCCAAAAGCTGGATGTTAGCGCATAACATAAGCAATTGACCCATTTTCCTCACATGGCCTGCCGATCCCGCTCTCGCCATTTGCATCACCGGCGGATCGGCGGTATGGGAAGCCAAATTCATCAGGCGGAGTATGCACCATGGCAGTCAAGGTAGCGATCAACGGCTTCGGGCGGATCGGACGCAACGTTCTGCGCGCGATCATCGAATCGGGCCGCACCGATATCGAGGTCATCGCGATCAACGATCTGGGTCCGGTCGAGACCAATGCCCACCTGATCCGCTTTGACAGCGTGCATGGCCGTTTCCCCGGCACGGTTACCGTCAACGGTGACAGCATCGACGTGGGCCGTGGCCCGATCAAGGTGACCGCGATCCGCAACCCGGCCGACCTGCCCTGGGGCGATGTCGACGTTGTGCTGGAATGCACCGGCATCTTCACCGATGCCGACAAGGCCAAGGTCCACCTGGAAAACGGCTCCAGCCGCGTTCTGGTCTCGGCCCCCTCGAAAGGCGCCAGCAAGACCATCGTCTTCGGCGTCAACGATGACACGCTGACCTCGGAAGACCTGATCGTCTCGAATGCCAGCTGCACCACCAACTGCCTGTCGCCGGTGGCCAAGGTCCTGAACGATGCCATCGGCATCAAGAAGGGCTTCATGACCACCATCCACAGCTATACCGGCGACCAGCCGACGCTGGACACGATGCACAAGGACTTGTACCGCGCCCGCGCCGCCGCCATGTCGATGATCCCGACCTCGACCGGTGCCGCGAAGGCCGTGGGTCTGGTCCTGCCCGAGCTGAACGGCAAGCTGGACGGCGTTGCCATCCGCGTGCCGACGCCGAACGTCTCGGTCGTCGACCTGGTCTTCGAAGCCGAGCGCCCGACCACCGTCGAAGAGGTGAACGCGGCGATCAAGGCGGCCGCCGATGGCCCGCTGAAGGGCATCCTCGGCTATACCGATCAGCCGAACGTCTCGATCGACTTCAACCACGACCCGCATTCTTCGATCTTCCACCTGGATCAGACCAAGGTGCTGGAAGGCAACATGGTCCGCATCCTGACCTGGTATGACAACGAATGGGGCTTCTCGAACCGCATGTCCGACACTGCCGTGGCGATGGGCAAGCTGATCTGAGCGCAAGCCGTCAGGACAAATTGAAAACGGCGGGGCATGTCCCCGCCGTTTTTCATTCTGGCTGTCTGATCTGAACCGCCAGGCCGGGGTGAATGGCGCTTACCGGCTGCCAGTCAGCCGACGCGAATTGGCGCGGGTGCGTTTGCCATAGGGGCGCAGGGCGGCGGACATGACCCGCTCGGCACTGGCGCCGCGGCTGGCGGCGCGGGTCATCGCGAACAGCGATTCGGTCGCGGCGGCCTGTTTCTCGGCGACCATGCGGAAAGGCTCGCCCGGGGACTGGTTCATCATGCCCATCATGCCGAGGACCCGCATTCCGATGACGAATTGCGATTCGATGGCGATGCGGGTCATCTGGCTCATCAGGGCGATCTGGGCCGAGGGAGCAGCCAAGAAATTGAAGGAATTATTCATGTTGCAGCGTCCTTTCCTGTCTCCCCGATTGCACTAACTGCATACGCATCCCTCATTTTACAACCACAACTTTAGGATTGGGTGTAGATGGCTTGGCATTTGTGGCCGCCACGCTATAGAGGCAGGCCATGACCCACAGCATCACGATCCGCCGCCCCGACGACTGGCACCTGCATCTGCGCGATGGCGAGATGCTGGCAGCCGTGGCCCCGCATTCCGCCGGTTTCGGCCGCGCGATCATCATGCCCAACCTGGTGCCGCCGGTGGTGACCGGCGCGCAGGCCGCCGCCTATCGCGAGCGGATCATCGCCGCCCTGCCCGAGGGTGCTGCGCTTCAGCCGCAGATGACACTTTACCTGACCGACACGACCGATCCGGGCGATGTGGTCGCCGCGCATCAGTCGGGCATCATCCGCGCGGTGAAGCTTTATCCTGCCGGGGCCACCACCAATTCGGCCAGCGGCGTCACCGATTTCGACCGGGTGCGCCCGGTACTGGAAGCCATGGCCGAAACCGGCATTCCGCTGTGCGTACATGGCGAGGTTACCGATCCTGCGGTCGACATCTTCGACCGCGAAGCTGTGTTCATCGACCGCGTGCTGGACCCGGTGCGCCGCGCCACGCCGGGCCTGCGGGTGGTGATGGAGCATATCACCACCGCCGATGGCGTCGCCTATGCCCGTTCGGGTGGCGAGGATCTGGGCGCGACGATCACCACCCATCACCTGGTCATCAACCGCAATGCCATCCTCGCCGGCGGCATCCGGCCGCATTACTATTGCCTGCCGGTCGCCAAGCGCGAAAGCCACCGGCTGGCCCTGCGAGAGGCGGCGACCTCGGGCGAGGCGCGGTTCTTCCTCGGCACCGACAGCGCGCCGCATCCCGACCGCGCCAAACTGATGCCCTGCGGCTGCGCCGGCTGCTTCACCGCGCCGAACACCATGTCGATTCTCGCCCATGTCTTCGAGGAAGACGGCGCGCTGGACCGGCTCGAGGCCTTTGCCAGCCTGAACGGCGCCGCCTTCTATGGCCTGCCGCCGAACGAGGATCGCATCACCCTGACCCGGCGCGCCACTCCCGCCACCTACCCCGAAACCATCACCGCCGGCGTCGAGACGGTCACCCTTTTCGATCCCGGCTATCCGCTGTTCTGGCACCTGGAGTCCACATGAGCCTGCCCTACCCCACGCGCGAGGAAATCGCCCGCCTCTCGGCCCGGATGCTCTTGGAAATCAAGGCCGTCGATTTCAATGCCGAGACGCCCTTCACCTATGCCTCGGGTCTGAAGGGGCCGACCTATGTCGATTGCCGCCGGATCATCAGCTTTCCGCGCGTGCGCCAGACACTGATGGATTTCATGGCCGCGACCGTCATGCGCGATGCCGGTTTCGAGGCCTTCGACAACGTGGCAGGCGGCGAGACGGCGGGCATTCCCTTCGGCGCCATGGTGGCCGAACGGCTTGGCCTGCCGATGACCTATGTGCGCAAGAAGCCCAAGGGCTATGGCCGCAATGCCCGGATCGAGGGCGTCATGACCGAGGGCCAGCGGGTGCTGCTGGTCGAGGATCTGACCACCGATGGCGGCTCGAAGCTGAGCTTCGTCGACGCGATCCGCGAGACCGGGGCCAGCTGCGCCCATACGGCGGTGATCTTCTATTACGGCATCTTCCCCGAGACGACCCAGCGGCTGGCCGATCACGGCGTGCAACTGCATCATCTCTGCACCTGGTGGGATGTTCTTGCCGAAGCCCGCGCGCAGGAGGCCTTTGACGCGGCGACACTGGCCGAGGTCGAGACCTTCCTGACCAATCCCCGCGTGTGGCAGGCGGCGCATAGTTGATTTAGTTCAGCTACTTACGATATTTCATCCACAGGTCGTCCACAGGCTATCCACCGCCGCCGGGGCGATCTGATCACATGTTTTTTCGCCGGGCCGCGTTCCCTGAAGGGCCGCGATCGGGTAAGTTTCGGCACAAATCATAACGAGGGCAGGAATCATGGCAGAGGCGACGGCAATCACGATTCGGCAGGCCAGCAAGGACGCCGAAGAACAGGCCGTGCCCTATTCCATCGAGGCCGAGCAGCAGCTTCTGGGCGCGCTGCTGACCAATAACGACGTCTTCGACCGGATCAGCCAGATCATCAAGGCCGAGCATTTCTATGAACCGGTCCATGCCCGCATCTTCGAGATCTGCTCGGACCGGATCCGCAAGAACGCGCTGGCGAGCCCGGTCACCATCAAGGCCTTCATGGACGCCGATTCCGGGCTGAAGGATCTGGGCGGCCCGGCCTACCTGGCGCGGATCGCCGGAGCAGCGATCTCGGCCTATGCGGCGCGCGACTATGCCCAGATGATCCGCGAGTTTGCCCTGCGCCGCGACCTGATCGCGCTGGGGCAGGACATTTCCGCCCGCGCCGCCAGCGTCGTCGTCGATGACGATGCCGAGCAGCAGATCACCGCGGCCGAACAGGTGCTTTACAAGCTGGGCGAACAGGGCACGGCCGAGCGCGGCTTCCAGAGCTTCCTCAAGGCAGTGACCAGCGCCGTCAACGCCGCCAATGCCGCCTATCAGCGCGATGGCGACCTGTCGGGCACCTCGACCGGGCTGGTCGATCTGGACCGCAAGATGGGCGGCTTGAACAATTCCGACCTCATCATCCTCGCCGGTCGTCCGTCGATGGGGAAGACCTCGCTAGCGACCAACATCGCCTTCAACGTCGCCAAGGCGCACAAGATGGGCGAGCGGTCCGATGGCACCCACGGCACCGTCGCCGGCGGCGTGGTGGGCTTCTTCAGCCTCGAGATGTCGGCCGAGCAGTTGGCGGCGCGTATCCTCTCTGAGGCCGCCGAGGTGCCCTCGGAACGCATCCGTCGCGGTGACATGGACGAGGCCGAGTTCCGCCGTTTCGTCGAGGCCGCCCATGCCCTGCAAAGTTGCCCGCTTTACATCGACGACACCCCGGCGCTGCCGATCAACCAGATGGCCGCCCGCGCCCGCAAGCTGAAGCGGACGCATGGCCTCGATGTGCTGATGGTCGACTACCTGCAGCTTCTGAAAGCGGCATCGGCCAAGGACAGCCGGGTGAACGAGGTGAGCGAGATCACCCAGGGGCTCAAGGCCATTGCCAAGGAGTTGAACATCCCGGTCATCGCGCTGTCGCAGCTGTCGCGGCAGGTCGAGAACCGCGAGGACAAGCGCCCGCAGCTTTCGGACCTGCGCGAATCCGGCTCGATCGAGCAGGACGCCGATATCGTCATGTTCGTCTATCGCGAGGAATATTACCGCGAGCGCGAGAAGCCGGCCGATCACGAGCTGGACAAGATGGCCGAGTGGCAGAAGCAGATGGAATCCTGCCACGGCAAAGCCGAGGTCATCCTGGGCAAGCAGCGTCACGGCCCCATTGGCACGGTCGAGCTGTCCTTCGAGGGCCAGTTCACCCGCTTCGGCAACCTCGCCAAGGACCGCCAGACGCAATGGGACTGAACCTGCCGATCCCGGTTGCCACCATCGGCTTGCTGATCGCCTCGAATGTCTTCATGACAGTCGCATGGTATGGTCATCTGAAGTACAAATCGGCGCCGTTGCTGACCGTCATCTTCGTCAGCTGGATGATCGCGTTCTTCGAGTACACCATGCAGGTGCCGGCGAACCGCATCGGCCACGGCTATTTCTCGGCCGCCCAGCTGAAGACCATTCAGGAGGTCATCAGCCTCTCGGTCTTCGCCATCTTCTCCTGGGTTTACCTGGGCGAGCGGCTGACCTGGCAGCATGGCGTCGGCTTTGGCTTCATCTGCCTTGGCGCCTGGTTCGTCTTCCATGACTGGGGCTAGGACAGGCAGCCGGACGCCGCCGCACCTGATGACGCTGGTGGCACTGTCGGGCGTCGCGGCGCTGTCGATGAACGTGTTCCTGCCCTCGCTGCCGGGAATGGCGCGGGATTTCGGCGTCGATTACGCGCTGATGCAGTTGTCGGTCTCGGCCTATATCGGTGCCAGCGCCGTGCTGCAGCTTCTGGCCGGGCCGATCAGCGACCGGCTGGGGCGGCGTCCGGTGGTGCTGTGGTCGCTGGTGATCTTCCTTCTGGCCACGCTCGGGACGCTTCTGGCGCGCGACGCCACGACCTTCCTTGTGTTCCGCATCATTCAGGCCGCCATTGCCCCCTGCATGCTGGTCTCGCGCGCCGCCGTGCGCGACATGTTCGACGGCAATCGCGCCGCCAGCATGATCGGCTATGTCACCATGGGCATGTCGGTGGTGCCGATGATCGCGCCGATCATCGGTGGCGTGCTGGACGAGGCCTTTGGCTGGCGGGCGAATTTCGCGCTGATGGGCGTTCTGGGGCTCGTCGTGCTGGTCTGGGTCTGGCTCGATCTGGGCGAAACGGTCCGCGATGGCGGCGTGCCGCTGCGCCAGCAGATCGCCAACTACCCGGTGCTGGCGCGCTCGGTCCGCTTCTGGGGCTATTGCGCGGCGGCGGCGCTGTCTTCGGGGGCGTTCTTCGCCTATCTCGGCGGCGCGCCCTTCGTCGGTGAGCATGTCTTTGGTCTCACCTCGGCCCAGGTCGGCTATTACTTCGCCGCGCCGTCCATCGGCTATCTGGCCGGCAATTTCATGTCCGGGCGCTTCTCGGCGCGGCTTGGCCTGAACCCGATGATCCTCGGCGGTTCGATCATCTGCTTTGCGGCGCTGGCGGTGGCGCTGCTCGCCGATCTGGCGGGGCTGCATCATCCGCTGATCTTCTTCGGCGCCATCGCGCTGATGGGCGTCGGCAACGGGCTGGTGCTGCCCAATGCCAATGCCGGGATGATGAGCGTGCGTCCCGAACTGGCCGGCACGGCCTCGGGTCTCGGCGGGGCGCTGGCCGTGGCCGGGGGCGCGGTGCTCTCGGCGCTGGCCGGGGCGCTGCTCCATGAAGGCGCCGGGGCGCTGCCGCTTCTGGCCATCATGACAGCATCGGCGCTCGGCTCGCTCGTGGCGATTCTCTGGGTGATCCGGCGAGAGCGGATCCTGACCGACGAGATCTGACCCCCGAATATGTAGGCGGGGCGAACCATATCTTAAGCTTTGCCGGCTAATCTGGCCGGCATGTTCCGATTGCACCGACTTTTTCTGTTCCTTCTGCTGCTGGCCCCGCCGGCTCTGGCAATGCAGCCTCTTGCCTCGAGCAGTTTGCAAAGGCTACACGCCGATTTGCAAAGCGGAGGGGCAATCATGTCGGTGCAAAAGATCTATGCGGGCGTCTCGCTGCGCGAGACCCGGGCGCGGGCCGGGCTGAACCAGCGCGCCTTTGCCGAACGGCTGGGGGTCAGCCTGCCCTATCTCTCGCAGATGGAGAACAACCACCGCCCCATCTCGGCCGGCGTGCTGCTGCGGCTGGCACAGGAGTTCGGCATCGACCTGACCGCGCTGTCCGCCGGCGATGCCGAGCGGCTGGTCATCGACATGCAGGAGGCCTTGGCGGATCCGGTCTTCGATGCCGCGCCTGCGCTCGCCGACCTGCGTCTGGCCGCGACCAATGCGCCGGTGCTGGCCCGCGCATTCCTTGACCTCTACCGCGCCCATCGCTCGGGGCAGGAGCGGCTGGCGGCGCTGGACGAGGCGATCGGCGCGGCGGGCCAGAACGCCACACCCGCCCCCTGGGAAGAGGTGCGGGATTTCTTTCATTACTGCGACAATTACATCGACGCGGTGGACCGCGCGGCCGAGCGTTTCGCCTGCCCCGATGGCCAGCGCGGCGATCCATGGGTGCTGGCGCAAGAGGCGCTGGCGGGTGCGGGTTTCACTGTGCGGATGACCGAACTGCCTGCCGGCGCGGTGTTCCGCCGCGAGGGCCGCGCGCTTCTGGTCAATGCCTCGGCCGAGGCGCCGACCCGGCGCTTCCAGCTGCTGCATCAGGTCGCGCTGGCCCGGCATGGCGAGCTTCTGGAGGCGACACTGGATCTGGCGCGTTTCCGCAGCGAGACCGCGCGCGAGATCGCCCGGATCGGCCTTGCCAACTACTTCGCCGGGGCCGCGCTGATGCCCTATCGCGCCTTCCTGCGCGCCGCCCGGGCCGAACGTCACGACCTCGAGCGGCTTGCCCATCTGTTCGATGCCTCGCTGGAACAGGTGGCGCACCGGCTCTCGACCCTGCAGCGCCCGGCGGAGAAGGGCGTGCCCTTCTTCTTCGTTCGCGTCGATCAGGCCGGCACCATCACCAAGCGCCATTCCGCCACGCGACTGCAATTTGCCCGCTTCGGCGGCGCCTGCCCGCTGTGGAACGTGCATCAGGCCTTCGAACAGCCCGGCCGCTTCCTTCGGCAGATGGCGCAGACGCCCGATGGTGCGCGCTATCTGCTTCTGTCCCGCGATGTCTCGAAACCCGGCGGTGCCTTCGGCGCGCCGGTGCGGCGCTTTGCCATCGGCCTAGGCTGCGAGATCACCCATGCCGCCGGCATGGTCTATGCTGACGGACTGGATCTGACCAACCCACCTTCCTATGAACCCATCGGCATTTCCTGCCGAATCTGCCCCCGGCCCGACTGCCACCAGCGTTCGGTCCCGCCCATCGATCGCAGCCTGCGCGTGCCTGCGGATCGCAACGGTCCTTTACCCTATGAAATCGCCTGACGATTTCATTCAAAGCTCGGCGGGTTTCCGCCGCAACTGGCGTGAATCTGCCCAACTGGGTATAGCCCGGCAGCTAGGCTGTTGCATTGAAGGCACAGCCCCTGTTTACGAAAGTCAGACTGGAACCATAAGGGTCCCGGATCAACGGGACTTGGCAGCTTGGGGACATGCATTGGCTTTTGGGATCACGAACCGTCTGAATTCGTCGCTTGAGCGCTGGCTGCCCGAGCAACGGCTTTTCCTTCGTTCCGACGACAGCACCCGGTTCGTCCGACTGCGCCCGCTGACCCAGTTCGTCGCCATCGGCGGCACCACGCTGGTCTTTGGCTGGGCCATCCTTGCCAGCTCGATTCTCGCCATCGATTCGATCAGCGCCGGCTCGTCCCGCGATCAGGTCCTGCGCGCCCAGAGCGCCTTCGAGGAGCGTCTGGAACAGCTTTCGGCCGAGCGTGATGCCCGCGCCGCCGATGCAGCCGCCGCCCAGAACCGCTTCACCGTCGCGCTGGACCAGGTCTCGAAGATGCAGTCGCAATTGCTGGCCTCCGAGGAAGCCCGCCGCGAGCTGGAGACCGGCATGGGCGCGGTGCAATCCACCCTGCGTACCGCCATCACCGAGCGTGACAGCGCCCAGGACGAGGCCAAGACGCTGACCGCCGCGATCGAGGACAATACCGGCCAGCCGCTGCCGCAGGCCGGTCGCAATGAAGAATTCTCGGTGGCGCTCGACATCCTGTCGGGCGAGCTGAAACAGGCCTCGAGCCAGCGCGCCGAAGCCGTGGCCGAGGCCGAAGAGGCCCGCCAGACCGCCGAAGAGATCGCCGTCGAGCGCGACGAGATCCTGGCCCGTCACGATGAGATCTTCGCCCAGCTGGAAGACGCCGTCAGCATCTCGGTCGAGCCGCTGGACAAGGTCTTCCGCTCGGTCGGCATGAACCCCGATGACGTGCTGCGCACCATCCGCAGCGGCTATTCCGGCCAGGGCGGCCCGCTGAACCCGATCGCCTATTCCAGCCACGGCAATGCCGCGATCTCGCAGGGCGAGACCAAGGCCAACCAGATCATCGTGACGCTGGACCAGATCAACACCTACCGCATCGCCATGGAAAAGCTGCCGCTGGCCATGCCGGTATCCTCGTCCTTCCGCTATACCTCGGGCTACGGCCGCCGCTGGGGCCGCGCGCATGAGGGCATCGACATGGCGGCACCGGTCGGCACACCCGTCAGCGCGACCGGCGACGGCGTGGTGATCTTTGCCGGCCGCCAGGGCGCCTATGGCAATCTGATCAAGATCCAGCACGAGCTGGGCACCGAGACCCGTTACGCCCATTTGTCCAAAATTCGCGTGAAAACTGGGCAACGCGTGTCGCAAGGCGATCGAATTGGTGATATGGGCAATACAGGTCGTTCGACCGGCCCGCATCTGCATTACGAAGTTCGGGTGAATGGTCGGGCTGTCAATCCTATGAGCTTCATCGAGGCAGCAAGCAATGTTCAGTAAATCCCGTGTAACCGACACCGGAAACAAAAACCCGGGCACCCCGGCCCCCAAGGAGGCCGAGATGGCGACCCCGCAACCGGCCCCGGCGATGCCCGAGCGCGCAAGCGACTTCTCGGCGGCTCCTGCCGCCGCGCCGCGCCCGCGAACCACGCCCTCGGTCCTGTCCTCGGACCTGACCGTGACTGGTAATATCCGCACCCAGGGCGATATCCAGATCGAAGGCAATATCGAGGGCGACATCCGCGCCCATCAGCTGATCGTCGGTGAAACCGCCACCATCAAGGGCGAAGTGGTCGCTGATGACGTGATCGTCAATGGCCGAGTCGTCGGCCGCGTGCGCGGGCTGAAGGTACGTCTCTCGGCCACCGCACGGGTCGAGGGCGATATCGTCCACAAGACCATCGCCATCGAATCGGGCGCCCATTTCGAGGGTTCGGTCCAGCGTCAGGACGATCCGCTGTCGGGCGAAGGTACCAAGAAACTGGCCCCGCCGACCGCCGCGAACTGATCGCAGGCTGGTCTGTCAGCATAGAAAAGGGGGCCGCGGCCCCCTTTTTCATGTTCGGCGAACAGCAGAACGAAGTGATCAGTCCGGACGATCCTGCGGAGCGTCCGCAGCCGGAATTACCGCGCGATAGACATGCCAGCTGGCATGGCCCAGCACTGGCAGGGCGATGAACAGCCCCAGAAAGGCCGGCAGGATGCCGAGCGCCAGCACGACAGCGATGACCACGCCCCAGACCAGCATTGGCAGGGGATTGCGAAATACCGCCCGAAACGAGGTGATGATCGCCGTGATGAAATCCACCTCGCGGTCCAGCAGCAGCGGCAGGCCGATCACGGTGATGCAGAACAGCACCCCGGCAAATCCCGCCCCGATCAGCGTGCCGATGGCCAGCATCAGCAGCCCCCGGCCCTGAAACAGCACCTCGGGCGAGGTGGTGATATTGGTCAGCGCCGACAGGCCCATGAACAGCGCGAAGATGGTATGGGCGACGAAGACCCAGAACATGAACATCAGCAGGATCACCATCGCCATGGACGGGATCTGCCGATCCTTCTGGGCAAAGACCACGCCGGCCACCGCCGGCCAGTCCAGCGGCTCGCCCGCCTCGAGCCGGCGGCTGACCTCGTAGAGACCGACAGCGGCGAAGGGCGCGAGAAGGGGAAAACCAACGACGAAGGGGATCAGCCACCATTCCTGCCCCGCCGCCAGAGCCACCGCCGTCAGTGCCAGACCGCCGAGGACATAGAAGGCCGAGAACAGGAGGCCAAAACCCGGAGCTCGGCGGAAATCACTCCAGCCTGCGGCCAGTGCGGCCCAGATCGCCGCCGTTGAAAGTCTCGCCGGTTCGGGGACGACATCCGGGCTGCGCGGCAGCCCCATGGTGACGGGCGTGACAACAGGATCGGGCATGGCGAACTCGCTCGTTTCGCCACAACCTAGAACCGAGTCACGCGCCGATCAACGGGCTTGTCAGGCGAAGCGCTCGCGCAGGGCCACGTCGATATCGGGGGTCACGAATTTCGACACGTCGCCCCCCAGCCGGGCGATCTCTTTCACCAGCCGCGAGGCGATTGCCTGCCGCCGGGCATCGGCCATCAGGAACACCGTCTCGACGTTGGCATCCATCGCCCGGTTCATCCCGACCATCTGGAATTCATACTCGAAATCCGCCACCGCCCGCAGCCCGCGCACGATCACCGAGGCGCCCACATCGCGGGCGCAATGGATCAAGAGGTTGTCGAAGGGATGAACCTGGATCTCGCCGCCGGTCTTGGCGGTGATGGCCGCGCATTCGCTCGTGACCATCGCCACCCGCTCTTCAAGGCTGAACAGCGGGTTCTTGTCCTTGTTGATCGCCACCCCGATCACCAGACGATCGACCAGCGCCATGGCGCGCTGGATGATGTCGATGTGACCCAGGGTGATCGGGTCAAAAGTGCCGGGATAGAGGCCGATACGCATCAACGGGTTCCCTCCGGTTCGTCGCCGCCGTGGCCCAGAAACCCGATCACGCGGGCGATTTCAAGCCATTACCCTCGCAGTCGCGGGCTCAGTTGCCCATGATCATCCCGGTCAGCGCCTCTTTCTCGGCGGCGAGTTCCTTCAGCCGGCCGCTGACGGCATCGCCGATCGAGACCACGCCCAGCATGTTGCCCTCGTCATCGACCACCGGCAGGTGGCGGAAGCGGCCCTTGGTCATGCGGTCCAGAATCACCAGCGCATCCTCGGAGCGGGTGCAGGTCTGCACCTGTTTCGTCATCAGGTCGCTGATCGGGGTGTCCAGCACGGCCGCGCCGTTCTTGCCCAGCTGGCGGACGATGTCACGCTCGGACAGGATGCCGTCGGGGCGCTTGCCATCACTCGAGACGACGACGGCACCGATGCGTAGATCCGACAGGACGCGGACGGCGTCGGCGACGGTATCGGTGGGCTTCACCGTCACGATGGTCGCGCCTTCGACCCCCGGCTTCCCCGAATCGCCCTTCATGGACAGCAGTTGATTGACCAGCATGGGTGCCCCCGTTTCGCGCTTACGTTGAACTTATCTTTTTCACCTTCTGGCGGGCCGTCAAGTCCGCCGATGGTAGCTCGGCCCGAACCAGTGCCTCGAGACGGGTCACTTCGCGCCTCAGAGCCTGCGCCAGCGCCTCGGCCAAGAGGCTCAGGCGACGACTGGCGCGGTCATCGGCATGGCGCAGCAGCCAGAAGCTTCGGGTCAGCGAAATCTCGTCCGTCAGAACCGGCACCACTCCGGGGGTGAAGGGAATGGCGAAATCATGGACGATGCCCATCCCCGCCCCGGCGCGGATGGTCTGCATCTGCACCGAGACCGAGTTCGAGGTGATCGCCGCCGCCTCGACCCCGGTTTCAGCCAGGTAATCCAGTTCGCGGTCAAAGATCAGGTCGGGAATATAGCCGATCATCCGATGGTGGCGCAGATCGGCGCGGCTGGTCAGCGGCGGGCTAGCGGCCAGGTAGTCCCGATGTGCCGCCAGATGCAGCCGGTAATCGACCAGCCGCTGCACCACCAACCGCCCGGTTTCCGGGGGCGAGACACCGATGGCCATGTCGGCCTCGCGTTTCGACAGGTTGAAGACCCGCGGCAGGGCGACGATCTGGATTTCCAGCCCCGGATGGGCATCGGAAAGTTGCCGGGCGACCTGCGGCAGCAGGTAGTTCGCGCAGCCATCCGGCGCGCCGATGCGCAGCTGCCCCCCGATCCCGGTTTCGTGGCTGGCCGCTTCCGAGGCGGCGGTGACCGCCTGCTCGGCCGCCTCGGCCGGGGCCATCAGCCGCGCGCCCTCCTCGGTCAGGGCATAGCCCTGCGGCGTCTTCAGAAACAGCGTGGCCCCGATCGAGGCTTCCAGCCGCGCGATGCGCCGGCCCATGGTCGAGGCATCCAGCCCCAGCCGCCGCCCCGCCCCCGAAAGGCTCTCGGCCCGCGCCACGGCCAGGAATATGCGCAGATCGTCCCAGTCCATGCGCCCCCGGCTTTGCAGAATCGCAAAATGCTTTTGCCAGACTGCCTCTTTTACCGGCATTTCCGCAAGGCTATTGTCGGGCGAGCCATGTATGGAGGATGCGATGAAAGAGATTCATCACTGGATCGACGGCAAGGAATACAAGGGCACTTCGGGCCGCTTCTCGGATGTCTACAACCCCGCCACCGGCGAGGTGCAGGCCAAGCTGTCGCTGGCCACCAAGGACGAGCTTGACGCCGCCGTTG is a window of Paracoccus zhejiangensis DNA encoding:
- a CDS encoding antibiotic ABC transporter gives rise to the protein MNNSFNFLAAPSAQIALMSQMTRIAIESQFVIGMRVLGMMGMMNQSPGEPFRMVAEKQAAATESLFAMTRAASRGASAERVMSAALRPYGKRTRANSRRLTGSR
- a CDS encoding replicative DNA helicase: MAEATAITIRQASKDAEEQAVPYSIEAEQQLLGALLTNNDVFDRISQIIKAEHFYEPVHARIFEICSDRIRKNALASPVTIKAFMDADSGLKDLGGPAYLARIAGAAISAYAARDYAQMIREFALRRDLIALGQDISARAASVVVDDDAEQQITAAEQVLYKLGEQGTAERGFQSFLKAVTSAVNAANAAYQRDGDLSGTSTGLVDLDRKMGGLNNSDLIILAGRPSMGKTSLATNIAFNVAKAHKMGERSDGTHGTVAGGVVGFFSLEMSAEQLAARILSEAAEVPSERIRRGDMDEAEFRRFVEAAHALQSCPLYIDDTPALPINQMAARARKLKRTHGLDVLMVDYLQLLKAASAKDSRVNEVSEITQGLKAIAKELNIPVIALSQLSRQVENREDKRPQLSDLRESGSIEQDADIVMFVYREEYYREREKPADHELDKMAEWQKQMESCHGKAEVILGKQRHGPIGTVELSFEGQFTRFGNLAKDRQTQWD
- the pyrC gene encoding dihydroorotase; protein product: MTHSITIRRPDDWHLHLRDGEMLAAVAPHSAGFGRAIIMPNLVPPVVTGAQAAAYRERIIAALPEGAALQPQMTLYLTDTTDPGDVVAAHQSGIIRAVKLYPAGATTNSASGVTDFDRVRPVLEAMAETGIPLCVHGEVTDPAVDIFDREAVFIDRVLDPVRRATPGLRVVMEHITTADGVAYARSGGEDLGATITTHHLVINRNAILAGGIRPHYYCLPVAKRESHRLALREAATSGEARFFLGTDSAPHPDRAKLMPCGCAGCFTAPNTMSILAHVFEEDGALDRLEAFASLNGAAFYGLPPNEDRITLTRRATPATYPETITAGVETVTLFDPGYPLFWHLEST
- the gap gene encoding type I glyceraldehyde-3-phosphate dehydrogenase; translated protein: MAVKVAINGFGRIGRNVLRAIIESGRTDIEVIAINDLGPVETNAHLIRFDSVHGRFPGTVTVNGDSIDVGRGPIKVTAIRNPADLPWGDVDVVLECTGIFTDADKAKVHLENGSSRVLVSAPSKGASKTIVFGVNDDTLTSEDLIVSNASCTTNCLSPVAKVLNDAIGIKKGFMTTIHSYTGDQPTLDTMHKDLYRARAAAMSMIPTSTGAAKAVGLVLPELNGKLDGVAIRVPTPNVSVVDLVFEAERPTTVEEVNAAIKAAADGPLKGILGYTDQPNVSIDFNHDPHSSIFHLDQTKVLEGNMVRILTWYDNEWGFSNRMSDTAVAMGKLI
- a CDS encoding orotate phosphoribosyltransferase, translated to MSLPYPTREEIARLSARMLLEIKAVDFNAETPFTYASGLKGPTYVDCRRIISFPRVRQTLMDFMAATVMRDAGFEAFDNVAGGETAGIPFGAMVAERLGLPMTYVRKKPKGYGRNARIEGVMTEGQRVLLVEDLTTDGGSKLSFVDAIRETGASCAHTAVIFYYGIFPETTQRLADHGVQLHHLCTWWDVLAEARAQEAFDAATLAEVETFLTNPRVWQAAHS
- a CDS encoding DMT family protein, translating into MGLNLPIPVATIGLLIASNVFMTVAWYGHLKYKSAPLLTVIFVSWMIAFFEYTMQVPANRIGHGYFSAAQLKTIQEVISLSVFAIFSWVYLGERLTWQHGVGFGFICLGAWFVFHDWG
- a CDS encoding multidrug effflux MFS transporter, producing MTGARTGSRTPPHLMTLVALSGVAALSMNVFLPSLPGMARDFGVDYALMQLSVSAYIGASAVLQLLAGPISDRLGRRPVVLWSLVIFLLATLGTLLARDATTFLVFRIIQAAIAPCMLVSRAAVRDMFDGNRAASMIGYVTMGMSVVPMIAPIIGGVLDEAFGWRANFALMGVLGLVVLVWVWLDLGETVRDGGVPLRQQIANYPVLARSVRFWGYCAAAALSSGAFFAYLGGAPFVGEHVFGLTSAQVGYYFAAPSIGYLAGNFMSGRFSARLGLNPMILGGSIICFAALAVALLADLAGLHHPLIFFGAIALMGVGNGLVLPNANAGMMSVRPELAGTASGLGGALAVAGGAVLSALAGALLHEGAGALPLLAIMTASALGSLVAILWVIRRERILTDEI